The Candidatus Hydrogenedens sp. genome includes a window with the following:
- a CDS encoding 5-formyltetrahydrofolate cyclo-ligase, whose protein sequence is MNIVKDELRKKVLFCRRLLSPNEIKERSERITELFFSLTFWDVYENFFVYMSDGQGEVETKSLIYSLLKRGKKIWIPRVKQYNLIWYLIDEKKLQELKISPWGILEPLPDWEPSTDRIKEKTVCIVPGIVFDRRGYRIGHGKGFYDRFLGSNRRCISVGFCYSFQMVMLCPHRNWDVPVDWVITENNVFHPHNSFS, encoded by the coding sequence ATGAATATAGTAAAAGATGAGTTACGGAAGAAGGTATTGTTTTGTAGAAGATTGCTTTCGCCGAATGAAATAAAAGAAAGAAGTGAAAGAATAACAGAGCTCTTTTTTTCATTAACTTTTTGGGATGTGTATGAGAACTTTTTTGTATACATGTCCGATGGACAGGGAGAAGTGGAAACAAAATCTCTTATTTATTCATTGCTTAAAAGAGGGAAAAAAATATGGATACCGCGTGTAAAACAATATAATTTGATATGGTATCTAATTGATGAGAAAAAATTACAGGAATTAAAGATTAGTCCCTGGGGAATATTAGAACCTTTGCCTGATTGGGAACCCTCTACGGATAGAATAAAAGAAAAGACTGTTTGCATTGTTCCGGGAATCGTTTTTGACCGTCGTGGTTATCGAATTGGACATGGGAAGGGCTTTTATGACCGTTTTTTAGGTAGCAATAGGCGGTGTATTTCTGTAGGTTTCTGTTATAGTTTTCAGATGGTAATGTTATGTCCGCATAGGAACTGGGATGTTCCGGTGGATTGGGTTATTACTGAAAATAATGTGTTCCATCCCCATAATTCTTTTTCATAA